In Populus alba chromosome 1, ASM523922v2, whole genome shotgun sequence, a single window of DNA contains:
- the LOC118053959 gene encoding uncharacterized protein: protein MATAPAFFDFLINNDENLRALLEAGFAEELQFQEAPQASLIICQMSSMVSSSTPSKTNMEAISGHKIEPPPQVIEKGESSLSSCDICLDRKEKYQIIKNESSGQILCLGCSKTLELSKEEWSSKELSMDMGSGNDTAKGAVKAVSLDPAPEEGELGFNESKHRKVAETIVGKQQGPQSPNPKAWGHTDVDKNPAIPSNGDSEMPADRGNGGFKTRSRHFKNTAARSLDRPPAGKISNTRGGKPKVRSEMRSYQEMAVNQIRKTTDSHQFIWMNNKVAEEQRHLKLLEESNVIMWGRLQNAMREIDVLRQKIKLQQEQHMEETDFQEQFFKDQIKIILEERDTKGEDPQSPDEE, encoded by the exons ATGGCAACAGCACCCgccttctttgattttcttattaacaACGATGAAAATTTACGTGCTCTGTTAGAAGCTGGATTTGCTGAAGAATTACAGTTCCAAGAGGCTCCACAGGCTTCTTTGATCATTTGTCAGATGTCAAGCATGGTGTCATCATCAACTCCATCCAAGACCAACATGGAAGCAATTTCAGGACACAAGATTGAACCACCACCGCAGGTGATAGAAAAGGGTGAATCATCCCTGAGTTCCTGTGACATTTGCCTGGAtaggaaagaaaaatatcagATCATTAAAAATGAAAGCTCCGGTCAGATACTCTGCTTAGGCTGCAG CAAAACTTTGGAACTGTCAAAAGAAGAATGGAGCAGCAAAGAGTTGAGTATGGATATGGGTTCTGGAAATGACACTGCCAAGGGTGCAGTGAAAGCTGTCAGTCTCGACCCAGCACCAGAAGAAGGTGAGTTGGGGTTTAATGAAAGTAAGCATAGGAAAGTGGCTGAAACCATTGTCGGAAAACAGCAGGGTCCACAGAGTCCTAATCCTAAAGCATGGGGACATACAGACGTGGATAAGAATCCAGCCATTCCAAGTAATGGTGATTCTGAGATGCCAGCTGACAGAGGGAATGGAGGCTTCAAAACACGCTCCAGACATTTCAAGAACACTGCTGCACGATCTTTAGATAGGCCACCTGCGGGGAAAATAAGTAATACGCGAGGAG GCAAGCCCAAGGTGAGATCTGAAATGAGATCATACCAAGAAATGGCTGTGAACCAGATCAGGAAAACGACTGACAGTCACCAGTTTATCTGGATGAACAACAAGGTAGCCGAAGAACAAAGGCACCTAAAACTTCTTGAAGAATCAAATGTCATAATGTGGGGGAGGCTGCAAAATGCAATGAGGGAAATTGATGTTTTGAGACAGAAAATCAAATTGCAGCAAGAACAGCACATGGAAGAG ACGGACTTTCAAGAACAATTTTTCAAGGACCAAATAAAGATTATTCTTGAAGAAAGAGATACAAAGGGAGAGGATCCTCAGAGCCCAGACGAGGAGTAA
- the LOC118053960 gene encoding E3 ubiquitin-protein ligase RSL1, with protein MAQQSLAPSELDFVDDFYFSALFDEEQEGEGGGGEIFEVSDAKYAEELQFQETLMGSVIVSQMKSVGPSSMMIEGIPVVLSISDQLMRLEIIDLEAGESSLTFCEICAERKESDKMFKTESCVHSFCNDCISRHVAAKVQDNIRVVTCPGLSCRAVLELDTCRPVLTRGVIDLWEEALCEEVINASQRFYCPFKDCSALLVDDNEGETIRESECPFCHRLFCAQCSVPWHPGVDCDEYQRLNEDERGREDLMVRELAKDKKWGRCPKCKFYVERTEGCPHMVCRCRFEFCYGCEEQWDQTHGGCTRK; from the exons atggcACAACAATCCCTTGCCCCCTCTGAGcttgattttgttgatgatttttacTTCTCGGCGCTCTTTGATGAAGAGcaagaaggagaaggaggaggaggagaaatcTTTGAAGTATCAGATGCCAAATATGCAGAAGAGTTGCAATTCCAGGAGACTTTGATGGGTTCTGTCATCGTTTCTCAAATGAAAAGCGTTGGGCCATCATCGATGATGATAGAAGGAATCCCAGTAGTGCTTTCTATTTCAGATCAGCTTATGCGTCTGGAGATCATCGATTTAGAAGCCGGTGAGTCTTCTTTAACTTTCTGTGAGATTTGTGCTGAGAGAAAAGAGAGTGATAAAATGTTCAAAACTGAGAGCTGTGTTCACTCATTTTGCAATGACTGCATAAGCAGACATGTGGCCGCTAAGGTCCAAGACAACATTAGAGTAGTTACTTGCCCTGGATTGAGCTGCAGGGCTGTCCTTGAATTGGACACCTGCAGGCCTGTACTGACTAGGGGAGTGATTGATCTCTGGGAGGAGGCATTATGTGAAGAGGTGATTAATGCATCCCAGAGGTTTTACTGTCCATTCAAGGATTGTTCAGCTTTGTTGGTTGATGATAATGAAGGAGAAACAATTAGAGAATCTGAGTGCCCCTTCTGCCATAGATTGTTCTGTGCTCAGTGTTCTGTGCCTTGGCATCCTGGGGTTGATTGTGATGAGTACCAGAGGCTGAATGAGGacgagagagggagagaagatcTCATGGTGAGGGAACTTGCTAAGGACAAGAAATGGGGTAGATGTCCTAAGTGCAAGTTCTATGTGGAAAGAACAGAAGGTTGTCCTCACATGGTCTGCAG GTGTAGGTTTGAGTTTTGCTATGGGTGTGAAGAACAATGGGACCAAACTCATGGAGGATGCACTAGGAAATAA